Proteins from a genomic interval of Trifolium pratense cultivar HEN17-A07 linkage group LG6, ARS_RC_1.1, whole genome shotgun sequence:
- the LOC123892183 gene encoding uncharacterized protein LOC123892183: MPDATLNETDNMSQQDVNPEVCGDTLKDSETTISEKIIPQPIQDQPEHPISAETDTKTSPFKEWNENPTVEVNADETSSEEEDFDSEAIKEAEAGGSELLPETSTSKLSASLGLAEEEFISLQIHDPEAALKLLISKTTTDPVSSSGPNNSTASDSEINSSVRQDSLISKLYTDFINGDILASVEEHPANAFKHKSFLNKLHNPQTDLETLGKVIQLESILDQFATTVQSLKRNSQKLVGQQAAYDALFEKAMAAQSKVDQMKAQVQQPGLGIQECTNNISQWEAEIESLRAEIADREKKILEEKAKRTKIEEAVAATTQESIREAAKEGISHFSAATVIKEEIKSLEDAIKIQTVEVGLIKDHYADFKSKCLS; this comes from the exons ATGCCTGATGCTACACTCAATGAAACGGACAACATGTCCCAACAAGACGTCAACCCCGAG GTCTGTGGTGATACCTTAAAAGATAGTGAGACCACTATTTCTGAAAAAATCATACCACAGCCTATTCAAGATCAACCAGAGCATCCTATATCTGCAGAAACTGATACTAAGACCTCCCCTTTCAAAGAATGGAACGAAAATCCAACAGTCGAGGTCAATGCTGATGAAACTTCCTCAGAGGAAGAAGACTTTGATTCTGAAGCCATAAAGGAAGCAGAGGCTGGTGGATCAGAATTGCTACCTGAAACCTCGACATCGAAATTGTCAGCCAGCCTAGGGCTCGCTGAAGAAGAATTCATTTCCTTGCAGATTCATGATCCTGAGGCTGCGTTGAAACTCCTGATTTCTAAAACAACTACTGATCCTGTGAGTTCGAGTGGACCCAACAATTCGACTGCTTCAGACTCAGAAATCAATTCCTCTGTTCGACAAGACTCTCTGATTTCAAAGCTATATACTGATTTCATCAATGGAGACATCTTGGCATCAGTTGAGGAGCACCCTGCTAATGCTTTTAAACATAAATCCTTTTTGAACAAGTTGCACAACCCTCAAACTGATCTCGAAACCTTGGGGAAAGTCATCCAGCTCGAATCGATTTTAGACCAGTTTGCTACTACGGTGCAAAGCCTAAAACGCAACTCTCAGAAACTTGTTGGTCAGCAGGCTGCTTATGATGCATTATTCGAGAAGGCCATGGCTGCTCAATCGAAAGTTGACCAAATGAAGGCACAAGTTCAGCAACCAGGCCTTGGGATTCAAGAATGTACCAACAATATTTCTCAGTGGGAGGCGGAGATAGAGTCTCTTCGAGCCGAGATTGCTGATCGAGAGAAAAAGATTCTCGAAGAGAAAGCAAAGCGCACAAAGATTGAAGAAGCTGTTGCTGCTACCACTCAAGAATCTATCCGCGAAGCTGCGAAGGAAGGTATTTCTCACTTCAGTGCTGCCACTGTGATCAAAGAAGAGATCAAGTCTCTCGAAGATGCAATCAAGATCCAGACTGTCGAAGTTGGCCTTATCAAGGACCATTATGCTGATTTCAAATCCAAGTGTTTGTCttag